The Cryptomeria japonica chromosome 9, Sugi_1.0, whole genome shotgun sequence DNA segment CTAATCATGCCAAATCTTCCAGCTAAAGAGTTAATCTCTATCCAATGGACAACGCGTGTCTCGTACTTAGAATGATGGCGGACCATAGACTGTCTTTTTGAAAGGTGAGTGGGAGAATTCACTGATGGAAAGGCCAAGAATACGTGACGTCAGAGATGACGCgtctatttcaaatttaaaagttGGCGAAAAAGTTTGAATTCAAAGAAGTAGTCGTTTCTCCAAACTTTAATGCCAAAATTAAAGtatgaagaaaagaaaaggaaaccaCTGCTGGGCAAAATAGATTAGCTCCCTTAAGATTGACCTTGGGAATTTGTGCCTTGCTCTCACCAGAGCAATGGAAACCATCTACTACagtttttttaaaattaaagtCTGCTTCTGATAGAATCTTTGGCGAATGATGGAAATACTATATAGGTTAGCCCTGACAGTTGTCTCCTTGCTCCCACCAGTGAAAAGAAATGCCTTCTGCTAcagattttgagagagcatttgcCTCTGTATTTGCTTCTTTGTAGATATGTTTAACCTCATAATGCTCTAATATAGCCAGATTGTCAATTATGCTATCCAGAATTGCATGTAGTCACCAGTTTGGGGTTTTCTTCAATTTGATTGCATTGATTGCTATCTCTGAATCTCCCTCCACTATGATGTTTCTTAACCCATGATTGAGATAATCCAATAGGCCTAACTACAAAGCTTTGAATTTTGCTATATTATTGGTATTCAGTGGCATTGGCTTGGCCATTTTTCTAATAATTGACCCTGAATTTTCTCTAACCACATATCCTATACTTGAAGGTTCTGGGTTACCTTTAGAGGCTCCATAAAAGTTTAGTTTGAACCATCCCTGCTTAGGAGGAGATCATATACCTTCCTTTCGAGCATTAGATTCTTGCCCAAATGAAGGAGGAATCTTGATTCCTTGCCAGTTATTTCTTATACTATCATTCCAAGAAGAAATTTTTTTGGAAGAATCTGTTGAGAAACCTAGTTTGCAATTTACTGTCTCAACAATTGAGGTTTCAATTGAGCTTAAAACTGATTCAAATCTCCTTTCTTTATTGTCAAAAATTCTtcaattcctttctttccaaatttcccaaacaaAGCACGACGGAGAAATTTCCAAAATCTAGCTTAAAGTGCTTTCCTTAGAAGTAAGAGGCCAACATTGAAAAAGAGAGATTATATCATTAGGAAGGACTGATATCCACCCCAATTTTGCACAAAGCCATCACCAGCATTTTGAGGCAAAGGGGCAATTCGAGAGAAGGTGATCAACTGTCTCTGCATGGGCTTTGCACAAGATGCATCTCGAGGgcccttcatagcccattttagtaaaCCTTTTGCAGTAAGAATCCTCTTTTTGAAGGTTAACCATGCAAAGATTCACGCTTTTGGGATGATCTTACTGCTCCAAAAGAGCCTAATTGGAATATCATGTTTCTCTTGAATCCCAAAGTGAGCTAGAACCATGTAGCCATCTTCAGCATTATATTGACCTGTTTTCAAGCAAACCCAAATAAGAATATATTTCCCTCTTCTAGGATTAATATTTTTAACTCTTATAAGAtcgaaaagttgtttgatttcaacaattggaaTAGGCAGTCCTTCCATAGGCTTCCAGCTCCATCCTTGCATGCTAGAGGTCTTTTCCAAAACCATATAGTCGCTGACGCGGGATCCCCAGTGTTGTTTAAGCCATTGCTTAGCTATTGGAAAGTTAAGAGAACTTTCAATGCTCGGGTATCCTCCCCATGAATCTTCCCAGAAGAGGCTAGAGGAGCTATCATGAATATCCCAAGACAAGGAATTTGTAATTAAGTTTCTACAAGAGACAATGAAATTCCAAGTTCTAGAACCCTTTGGATGAAGATTAGCTCTAAGGAGGTTTTGAGGATCCCCATCTGTTAGATATTTTGTTTCCAACATCCTAACCCATgttgctttgggatctttaacaaacTTCCAAACTAGTTTAGCTCCTAGGGCTTTGTTCTACAATTTAAGGCCTTTGATTCATAGACCCCCCAGAGATTTAGGTTTGATGATTTTATCCCATACAATTAGggcaattttttgtttttctttagtaTTTTGCCAAAATAAATTTCTCATCTTCTTGATGATGAAGGAATTTGCACCAGCAGTTAGGGATAAGAAGGATAAAAGATAGATGGGGAGAGCCGAAATAATTGCTTGGAACATTACTAATCTACCAGCCCATGAAAGCCATTTCCCTTTCTAGGAGTTTATATTTTGATCCATCTTTAGCTTTAGTGGGTCCCAAAGCTTTGTGTTCCTCAATCCTTTGTCAATTGGAATGCCCAGATGAATACATGGGAAGATGCCTGCTCTGCAATTCAAAATTCTTTAAATCTTAACTTGTAGGGGAAAGGGGTGGAGAAAAAGaaaacttttgatttttatttgttgTTGATTTGTCCTGAAGCCTTCCCAAAGGATTCCAAAAGCATTTTTAGTTGAATTGCTTCCTTGACTTTTGTTGCACCCAACAAAAGgttatcatctgcaaattgttggtGTGTGACAACATAATTTGTGGTCACTTCGACTCCTTCCAAAAGGTTGttagattgatttgatttaataGCCCTCCCTAGAGCTTCTACCATGATAATGTAGAGAAATggagagataggatctccttgctagATGCCCCTTGAGCAGGAGAAGAAACATGTTGGCTTTCCATTTATCAAGATTGAAAATTTGGGCGTAGAAATGCATTCAAAAACCTTGTtgatccattttttgtcaaaatcaAAAGCCAGCATTATTTTGCATAAGAATTGTCAATCCACATTATCATAAGCTTTAGAAATATCTACTTTGATTATCATACTTGGTCTCTTCGTATTTTGAAGAGTGTGAATGGCTTCTTGAGCTACAATGATGCCATCAAGAATTGAGCGGCCAGGGACGAATTCAGTTTGTTCATCTGATATAATGCAATCCATTAGGGGCTTCATTCTATTTGTCAAGACTTTTGAGAGGATTTTGTAAACTATGTTGCAAAGTGATATAGGCTTGAAGTCCCCTAGTTTAGAAGCTTTCTCTTTTTTTGGAATAAGGGCTATAAACGTATTGTTGATTTTTTTGAGCAAGTTGTCTGAGAGCCTCAATAAGATCTTGTTCCAAAATATGCCAGCATTTCTTGAAGAAGTCAGTAGGGAATTCATCTGGTCCAGGAGCCTTTCCAAAAGGAAGCTGGTTAAGAGCTTGAGTTACTTTTTCTAGTgaaaatttttcatttaatttctgATTTTGTGCATCTGAGATGATCTTTGGAATCAAGGCCAAAAACTTTTCCTGCTCTATAAAGTGAGAACCTTCTGCATTGTTTAGTAGAGTAGAGTaacatgaaattatttctcttaatCTCTTCAAGATCTTCTATAGTTTGGTTATGATTCAAATCCAGTTTTGAAATCCTATTCTTGCTCCTGCGAATCTTTGTCacattgtggaaaaacttagtattcttGTCACCCATCTGgagccaattctctctagacttacgcttccaaaaaaaatttctttagatAGGATATCCTCATACTCCGTGAGCAGACTCTTTTCTTGTTCAAAGGAGTCTTGATCCATGCCCTCAAAAATAATTTTAGCATGTAGAACAACCAACCTCTCTTTTAAAGtttttttggaggaaaagatgtTTTTAAAATGTTCAGAATTCCATTGCAACAACTTTTGTTTTgcatattttaattttgaaatgaaaCAATATAGTTTAGAGCCTTCAAATGATTCTTCTTTCCACCACTCTTCAATCAAAGTTAGAAAATTTGGATCTTTCATCCACATGTTCTCAAATCTAAAAGGAGATTTGGAGGTATCAAGGACACCTTGAAGGGAAAGCATAATGGGGAAGTGGTCAAATCCTAAGCAAGCTAGAACTGAACACTCAAAGAAGAAGGGAAAGGATCTGAGATCCCTCAACCagaaaaatctatcaattttctctGAGATATTACTAAAAccttttctcctatttgtccatgtaaaggAATCCCTTGAGTCAATTTCTAATAACCCATTCCAATATATCCAATCATTAAAATCTTGCTAAGATCTGCCTAACCTAAAAATGCCACCCCTTTTGTCTGACGCATACctgatagcattgaaatcacctACTATGATGAGCTATTGATCCGAAAGATGGGATATGACCCCATCAAAGGATAGCCAGAGGAGTCGCCTATTTTGAGGAGACGTTGGTCCTTAAGTGTTGATGATAAAAAAGGAAGAATTTGTTTGAAGGTGAGTGATCTTTACTAGCAACCAATTTTTGTTAGAAGCAACACCTTCCACATGAAGTTGAGAAGGTTTTTATATTATCATTAGACCCCCAGAGGCCCCTGCTGAAGCACCTGTTGATTGAAGAGAAGCTTGAAAAAGGGAGCTAATTCCCAAACCAAAAGGAAACAACTTGCTGACAATCTAACTTAGTTTCTTGAAGGAGGGTAACATTTGCGCTGACCAAAAGAGTCCTCCTCTTGATCAccctctgtttgttaggggcattgagaccCCTAGCATTCCAAGACatgattttcattgttgttcaggaagggagtttcccttccctactttccaatGGTCTATGATTTTGGATTGGTTCTCTATTGCCCCTTCTTGAGATCTTGCTTCAATCAAAGATCTACGGCCCTTCTTGGGGGGGAGGATCCGAAATCAGGGTTTCCCTTTCCTTCTAAAAATTGGCTCAaacccaatttctttttctccttgaTCTTCGAATACATTACAGCTAAGGGAGTGTCTAGGACCGAATCCAAATCCTTGTCATCAATCATATAATCTTGAAGAAGTCTCTGAGTCTTTTGATCCTTGGGCATTTCCAAATCATGTGTTATCAATGAAGGCGACAACATTAGAGGATAAGGGAGTTCAGCTGAAAGATTGAAACAATGTTAAAACACCTAAAGATCATTTAACGGGGAGGCCGAGCAATCAGAAATATCCTTTGAGGGGATCTCCAAGGGAGAAGGAAGATGTATAGAGGCAGATTGGGTTGGACTTTAACTGGGGACGCCTTTCCCTCTGAGAGATAGAGATCATCTTCAACCTCCATATCAGCTTTAATGTCTTTAGCAATAACATCCTCGTGTAAAATGTTAGCTAGAGGCATAagtttacctttgattgaacaactTATTTGGTGATTCTTATAAAATGAAATTGAGGCCATTTGTTTCCACTCCATATAAATCTATAATAGGTAGTTTTTGAGTGGTGAATGGATGTTAATACAGGAATTGACTTAGCTTAAATAGAGCAATTtctgaattgtaattgttctttttACTTTATTATTGTTTCAATGGCGTTTGATTGCAGAAAGAACCTCCTTTGTAAATAATACTGTCAATCCATATATGCTGCATGTTAATAAAATTTGACATGGAAATATAGGTAACTGCAATGCGATATGCAGATAAGGGAGACTGATGTGCAACAGACTTCACTATTATTACATGGCTAGTAGAGTATTTGACAGATTGCCATAatgagatgtcatctcatggaatgcttTTCCAGGGTTAAGGTACAAGAGACATTCATGCAATTGCTTGTAACCTGCACACTTTATCAAATCAATGATATGAAATCTACTTCATTTTCCATTAAAACGAAAAAAAATAAAACTATGTAATGCTTGAAGCTGTAATAGAGTTGTCTGATTCGGCCCTTTTACGATCAATacctataaaaataataaaaaaataaaataaattgattaagTCATCTGAAAATCACAAATCTTATATTACAAATTTTACAAATAATAGAAAGCCCTCTCAAAATAAAATTGAGGGGTGGAAGTCCGTGAAACAATTGAAGGGTGAGTGGTTCGACAAATTATTTAATCAGATTCTTCTGATACTTCTGTGTCTTCTTCATCATACACAATACAATTATTTCCTTTAATATTAAGAGGCATTGATTCTTTAAATTTCAGAGAACAGCCTATCAAAAATATCTTCTCCATCTCTCTGAGATCTTTGAAGCTTAATGGCCATTCTTCTAACTTAGAACAGCGCCTCAAATCTAACCTTTTTAAATTTGTAAGTTGCCCAACTTCTGAAGGCAGCTCTTCTAACCCAGAACAGTAGCTCAAATCTAGCACTTCCAAATTGTTGAGCTGGCCAAAGTTTGAAGGTAACTTTTTCAGATGTGaacattttttcaaaaacaaatatttTAAAGAAATTAGATGCCCAAAACTAGCAGGTAATGCAATTAATGCAGAGCAACCTTCTAATACCAACCATGTTAAATTGCCAAGTTGGCCAAAATCTGAAGGCAACTCTTTCAATTTATTATAACCACTTATTTCCAACCCTATCAGATTGCTTAGGTCTATCAATTTAGATGGAAGTTCCTTCAACTGATGGCAATCCTTTAAACTTAAGTGCTCTAACTTTGTTAGCTTTTCCACTCCATCTGGCAAACTTTGCATATTTTTGAATCCATATAAGCTCAATTGTACAAGCAAAGAAGCTGGAGTGACTTTGGGAGGAATTCTAGAATATGCAGCTCTGTTCTCAGAAGAGCCATGAACATCCATAGTGCGCAGGCTTGCAGGAAACTACATATTTAGACAATAATTATGAAAAAGATTGTCAAAGTGTTATCATATAATCTAATGAAATCTAATTGAAATGATAAATATGCTCTGAAGAAGGCAGATCTTACCTCATACAAATTCATGCCTTCAGTCAATGGGCCGCTATACCAGAAAAGATGCTCGAGTTTCTCAAACTCCATTGGTAAATCAGGAACATAATGAGGAATCACAAGGTATTTGAGTTGTTCAAATGGTTTATGACATTTCTCCTTGAATGTTATTTCTAATCCTTGATAAAATAGCATTCTTAACGAATTGCTCATATAATTAAGATGATCAAGATTAATTTCAATTGAAGGCTGGCTATAATCTTCAATTAAAAAGATACCTTTTAAATTTTTGAGTTTCTGCCAAAAAATAAATCATAAACATCATTATAATTGTGAATAAAAGATGTATTTTCATAATATTTATGATGAACATTGTAACTAGGACATACCTCTTCATCTTTCAAACATTCCAATAAAGTTTCAGGATCTTTGATAATGTTTTCCTCCGACAGCCTTTTCCCTCTTGCTCGAACTATGTCATGAACAATCACACTACCGCCTTTAGATGTCCTGATGAATGATGCAGCTTCTAGAGCTCTGAATTCCTCCTCTCCAACTATCCTTGCCACATATTTACTACTCCAATTACAAAAGTAGGATGTGATATCAAGAAAGGCCTCTTGAACAGGTTCTAACAATCTGTCGTATACAAAACCAACCATACGGTCGCTTAAATCTCTCTCTTTGACCTCCTTTCCTTCTTGAAGCATCTCCGATACCATACTCTTTGTATTTCCGGGATTTATAGCCAACTGCGAACCAGCTAATTGTAGTAGAAGCGGAACACCACCACACATTGTAAGGAGCTTCTGTATATTGTTTTCATCATTGTACTCTGAAACTTTCTCCAACAAAATTTTTCTGGCCTCTGTCTCTGGAACAGGACTCACAACATATTTACGGCTTTGAATGTTCCTGCTGACAAATATGTCCATCTGGTGGAGATTTCGAGTAGTGACAAGTATTCTACTCTTTGGCGGAAGGCAACTACCAAAGCCTTGAGGCAGAAGTTGCTCGAGATCTGTACTTTTGAGAGCATTGTCAATGTATAGAAATAAAGGCTGATTAGGACTTTCTTGTAAAAAAGATTGCAAAATTCCTCGACCTTCATCACAGTTTTTCAATTGCAAGTTCTCTGAGAACAAATCTTTTAAAATCTGCTGTTGGAGGCCCTGAAGATCATTCTTGGTACAATCTTGATCCATATGAATTCTGCAATGTTTATAAGATTGGAGGTCGATGCGTGCATAAGCAGCATCAGCGAGTGTCGTTTTCCCGATCCCTCCAAAGCCATAGATAACCACAACAATTGACACTGCATCTTGTGCATTCAAATCAAGAAGCTTAATTACACTTTCCCGTGCACTCTCAATTCCAACTGTAAAGTTTGTGGAAAAACTCAGTCAAAATTTGTGGCAGAACACAAAAAATAACAAGAAAAAGATAATTAAAAGTTTAAAATATCCTACCTGCTGGTTGGTATGCGTAGAGTTTCTGTGATTCTGGagtattctttgacattcttttcacTATTTCAAGTTGAATCAAGGATTGGATGTCGCTATACAAGTGGTCTATTTTGACTTGAAAATCCTTTAAACTTTCGGCATTCACTGTAGCAGTAAGAAACCTTCACACAATTCCAAGATTGGATTTACATTAAATATGTTGATTAGATCCCAAATGCTAGAAATAAAGCGATTGCAGCGAAATGCAAAGATACTTCAGCCTTGCTTGCATTTATATAAAAACAAAAAACTTTTTCACCTTGGCTTGCTGTTATTTAGAATATTTCAAACTAAATTCCATACTGGTTGTAAAACACCTTTACCGCTTCTTAAAAAAATTGCTGTTCTTATATCTCAATTTATACATTCTCACTCTAAAGTACCAAGCTATTTTTATCCTTTCAACTCAAAATGAATTGAcattttttgtttttattgattACACATGCTATAAATTCTTATAAAATTATTGAACTAATGAGTAAACCGATTCACCATAGAAATAGGAGGCATTACAGAGTTTGTTGACAATTTAGGCAAAGTGTCTTCAGTAAATATAAATGCATGTTAGTTTAATTTTGGAGGGAGAACGGTGATAGATTGGAGCCTTTGTAAAAGATTCTTTTTCCACAGAATAAAAGACATTTTCTATAATACTTGTTACAGCTAGCTGCAAGTTCTTCCTCTGCATTTTTGCTGTTTTCATCTGATGGATCATTATCAATTCTGCCGGTTTGTTTTTATCCTGTATTTATTCACTATTCTGCATCAATTTCTATATTCATGGCAAATTAATAGAGTATGAAATAGACAGTAAAGGAATGTTTGCATCAGTTGCTAGGTTGTGTTTTTTGTGTTGTTTTTTCCTTTATGTAGAGGCCCTGTTTTGACCCATTAACTGTTAGAACAGAGTATCTAACTTGCAGCCATAAAGATTGTCTGCAACAAATAATTGAACTGACCTGAAAACATTGGCTCTTGCAAGTTGGGATATGCACATGCTGCTTCCTACAACAATGCACTGAACTCCCTCATTTAGTTTCTCCTTCTGCTCGGGATTTTGCTCATTCAACCCCAGAATTTGTTTCCCCAGATTAAGCATCCTTCTCAAAACTTCAAGGCACTCACTTTCGTTGTCAAACATCTGGCTAGATCTTGCCAATACAGATCCCAACATAGAAAGTGCCATTCCTAGGGTATGAATTTTCTCAGCGCCATCAAGCACTTCTATAAAAACTTTTTCTATCTCTGCAATTGCGTCGTCCCTAGAATTTTCCTGTATAGAAATTATCCAATGATGTATAACAATTAACATCCATTTAACATGGTTTATTTCTCAAATGTTTATAGTTACAGCCGTCCAATAATTTATAAATAGCTAGAAGTAAATCAGAGAGGAATGTGATCACCAGTTAAATTTACAGTTCTGAAATATAAATTTTACCGTTTCAGGACATTTGCCAATGCGTGAATCTAGCATCTCCAAGATCTTTTGGCCATCCTGGATATAAGATCTTTTGGCTGAATCAGACCCTTCATCACTCTCCTCTCCCGACTGTATTAGACAACAGTACATTTAGATTCAGTATAACCTAAAAAGAATATATTAGGGAAGCAAAGTATAGATGACTAAAATTGTTATTAGACAAAAGATACTCTAAATGTAGAATAACAGAAATTTCTTCTTTACAAGActgtatttttaaaaatataaaacgTGTGTAAATAACTTACCGCGATCTTCAAAAGCTCTTCTGAAACCTGAATTAGACCGTCAATCTGGCTTATATCGTTGAATTTCTGTAGAAAATTCTTAAAATCAGTCAGATTGGCAGTGGAAGGTCCAGCAATGGCTTCTTGTTCGGAAGGTTGTGAAGGCGAAGAAGTGGTGGAATGCTCATGAGGTAATAGGGATGAAGAGATGTCTTCTTGTGAAGAGGAGAGTAAACCGAAGCAAGAGCAGCAGCACAAAGAAAAGAAATGTTCGGCCATTCTAACAATAACGAAATGaaacaaagaagaaacaaaacctaAGTGTTGTTTTTTTCCTTGTTAGAGATGATCAATCCAGCTGAGTAAGAAGGGCTTTTATGTTGGTCATTACCCTCTTTCAAATCTGATTTTGAAAAGATACCATGGCTGAAAATATCAAATGGACAGCACAAATTAATTATGAATCTAGGTGattatttcctaacatcctttcaGTTGTACGACTATGTTTTATGCTGTATGTGGCTAAGAGATAAGGAAGAAAATATCTAGACCTGAAAATATCTATAGAGTGGTTCATTTTCCATGGATTGTGAATATGAGCCAAACGTGGAAAGATCACAGAAGTTTGGGAAGTCAAAAAAGCAAGCCCAATGTATGTGGCTCTCCTTCCTCCAACAGGCGGGAAAGACAAACTTTATGTCAAATTCAGTGGCCTGCCTTCTGTCAATTAATGTATACAGTCTACTGTGAAAAAGTTTCCATGTTCTCACAAGATGCGACTAAAAAGTTATTTTATGTAAGTTCCCTCTTCATCTAAGCTTAACTCATTAAAAAAGTAATGGAGATGGAAATGGATATCGATTCTTTCATATTTAGGTTCCCTGTTCATCTAAGCTTAATGGGTATCAATCCTTTCATATTACTGGCTTGTTTATGGATTTACAGGTAGCTTATATTAACATGGACTCTGATTATGATAGCTTACCTTTTGCAGGATTTGAACTAGTGATCTCTTTTTTAAGAGTACAAAGTCTTCATACTTTATGCATTTGTCTAAATTTATAAAAATAGAAGAGCTATTCAAGTGGACTATTGATTTAGATATTTACAATTGAATTGATTTAAAAAGATAAttagaaataatttttaaaaaaaaattatttaaaaatttagaTGATTGTACAAACAAATTTGTTGATTAATTGAATGTAAAGAAAATAACACAAAtcgattattt contains these protein-coding regions:
- the LOC131070582 gene encoding disease resistance protein RPV1 isoform X2 → MAEHFFSLCCCSCFGLLSSSQEDISSSLLPHEHSTTSSPSQPSEQEAIAGPSTANLTDFKNFLQKFNDISQIDGLIQVSEELLKIASGEESDEGSDSAKRSYIQDGQKILEMLDSRIGKCPETENSRDDAIAEIEKVFIEVLDGAEKIHTLGMALSMLGSVLARSSQMFDNESECLEVLRRMLNLGKQILGLNEQNPEQKEKLNEGVQCIVVGSSMCISQLARANVFRFLTATVNAESLKDFQVKIDHLYSDIQSLIQLEIVKRMSKNTPESQKLYAYQPAVGIESARESVIKLLDLNAQDAVSIVVVIYGFGGIGKTTLADAAYARIDLQSYKHCRIHMDQDCTKNDLQGLQQQILKDLFSENLQLKNCDEGRGILQSFLQESPNQPLFLYIDNALKSTDLEQLLPQGFGSCLPPKSRILVTTRNLHQMDIFVSRNIQSRKYVVSPVPETEARKILLEKVSEYNDENNIQKLLTMCGGVPLLLQLAGSQLAINPGNTKSMVSEMLQEGKEVKERDLSDRMVGFVYDRLLEPVQEAFLDITSYFCNWSSKYVARIVGEEEFRALEAASFIRTSKGGSVIVHDIVRARGKRLSEENIIKDPETLLECLKDEEKLKNLKGIFLIEDYSQPSIEINLDHLNYMSNSLRMLFYQGLEITFKEKCHKPFEQLKYLVIPHYVPDLPMEFEKLEHLFWYSGPLTEGMNLYEFPASLRTMDVHGSSENRAAYSRIPPKVTPASLLVQLSLYGFKNMQSLPDGVEKLTKLEHLSLKDCHQLKELPSKLIDLSNLIGLEISGYNKLKELPSDFGQLGNLTCSTIWKC
- the LOC131070582 gene encoding disease resistance protein TAO1 isoform X1, with amino-acid sequence MAEHFFSLCCCSCFGLLSSSQEDISSSLLPHEHSTTSSPSQPSEQEAIAGPSTANLTDFKNFLQKFNDISQIDGLIQVSEELLKIASGEESDEGSDSAKRSYIQDGQKILEMLDSRIGKCPETENSRDDAIAEIEKVFIEVLDGAEKIHTLGMALSMLGSVLARSSQMFDNESECLEVLRRMLNLGKQILGLNEQNPEQKEKLNEGVQCIVVGSSMCISQLARANVFRFLTATVNAESLKDFQVKIDHLYSDIQSLIQLEIVKRMSKNTPESQKLYAYQPAVGIESARESVIKLLDLNAQDAVSIVVVIYGFGGIGKTTLADAAYARIDLQSYKHCRIHMDQDCTKNDLQGLQQQILKDLFSENLQLKNCDEGRGILQSFLQESPNQPLFLYIDNALKSTDLEQLLPQGFGSCLPPKSRILVTTRNLHQMDIFVSRNIQSRKYVVSPVPETEARKILLEKVSEYNDENNIQKLLTMCGGVPLLLQLAGSQLAINPGNTKSMVSEMLQEGKEVKERDLSDRMVGFVYDRLLEPVQEAFLDITSYFCNWSSKYVARIVGEEEFRALEAASFIRTSKGGSVIVHDIVRARGKRLSEENIIKDPETLLECLKDEEKLKNLKGIFLIEDYSQPSIEINLDHLNYMSNSLRMLFYQGLEITFKEKCHKPFEQLKYLVIPHYVPDLPMEFEKLEHLFWYSGPLTEGMNLYEFPASLRTMDVHGSSENRAAYSRIPPKVTPASLLVQLSLYGFKNMQSLPDGVEKLTKLEHLSLKDCHQLKELPSKLIDLSNLIGLEISGYNKLKELPSDFGQLGNLTWLVLEGCSALIALPASFGHLISLKYLFLKKCSHLKKLPSNFGQLNNLEVLDLSYCSGLEELPSEVGQLTNLKRLDLRRCSKLEEWPLSFKDLREMEKIFLIGCSLKFKESMPLNIKGNNCIVYDEEDTEVSEESD